A genomic stretch from Candidatus Binataceae bacterium includes:
- a CDS encoding M24 family metallopeptidase, which translates to MATSRTAVRTQPRIIKTAEIADPRRAAALDPHYNWKRALPAPGQRAVDFEERIDFRRLHEYRLARARQALGHSGLGAMLCFDTNNIRYLTSTVIGEWARDKMIRFALLAGDGEPYVWDFGSAVKHHQLYAPWLQHDHCRAGMPGLRGAIPPEAGLLRMHAEEIRALLKEQGVERMPLGLDLVEPAMLFELQRAGLEIRDCQQVMLEARELKSIDEIMLLNTAAAMVDGVYHMLWERLKPGVRESDLVAEANRMLYQLGSDDVEAINAISGERCSPHPHNFTDRIIRPGDQAFFDIIQSYTGYRTCYYRTFNVGRATPAQRDAYRQAREWMDRTMALVKPGAGSDEVAKALPKAQEFGFESELAAFGLQFAHGLGLALHERPLISRLNSLKAPAEIKAGMVFALETYCPASDGFSAARIEEELVVTPDGCRVITLFPAQELPIANPY; encoded by the coding sequence ATGGCAACTTCCAGGACCGCCGTCAGGACCCAGCCCAGGATCATCAAGACCGCCGAGATTGCCGATCCGCGGCGCGCCGCCGCGCTGGATCCGCATTACAACTGGAAGCGCGCGCTGCCCGCGCCCGGACAACGCGCCGTCGACTTCGAGGAACGGATCGACTTTCGCCGCCTCCACGAATATCGCCTGGCGCGCGCGCGTCAGGCGCTCGGCCATTCGGGGCTCGGCGCGATGCTCTGCTTCGACACCAACAACATCCGCTACCTGACCAGCACCGTGATCGGCGAGTGGGCGCGCGACAAGATGATTCGCTTCGCCCTGCTCGCCGGCGACGGCGAGCCCTACGTCTGGGATTTCGGCTCGGCCGTGAAGCATCATCAGCTTTACGCGCCGTGGCTTCAGCACGACCATTGCCGAGCCGGGATGCCGGGGCTCCGCGGCGCCATACCGCCCGAGGCGGGCCTGCTGCGGATGCATGCGGAAGAAATCAGGGCGCTGCTCAAGGAGCAGGGTGTCGAGCGGATGCCGCTTGGGCTTGACCTGGTGGAGCCGGCGATGCTGTTCGAGCTGCAGCGCGCGGGACTGGAAATACGCGACTGCCAGCAGGTGATGCTGGAGGCGCGCGAGCTCAAGAGCATCGACGAGATCATGCTGCTCAACACCGCTGCCGCGATGGTGGACGGCGTTTATCACATGCTGTGGGAGCGGCTTAAGCCGGGTGTGCGCGAATCGGACCTGGTCGCCGAGGCCAACCGGATGCTCTATCAGCTCGGCTCCGACGACGTCGAGGCGATAAACGCGATCAGCGGCGAGCGCTGCAGCCCTCATCCGCACAACTTCACTGATCGCATCATCCGGCCCGGCGACCAGGCCTTCTTCGACATCATCCAGTCGTACACGGGCTACCGCACCTGCTACTACCGCACTTTCAACGTCGGCCGCGCCACGCCGGCCCAGCGCGACGCCTACAGGCAGGCGCGCGAGTGGATGGATCGCACGATGGCGCTGGTCAAACCCGGAGCCGGCAGCGACGAAGTCGCCAAGGCGCTTCCCAAAGCGCAGGAGTTCGGCTTTGAAAGCGAGCTCGCCGCCTTCGGCCTGCAGTTCGCGCACGGGCTCGGCCTCGCGCTCCATGAGCGTCCGCTTATCAGCCGGCTAAACTCGCTCAAGGCGCCCGCGGAGATCAAGGCCGGCATGGTGTTCGCGCTGGAGACCTATTGCCCGGCGAGCGAC
- a CDS encoding TolC family protein: protein MHISSRLKRAPGFCIGVGIVAALAGCARMAEQPEVNPDRWAPQSAERPWTPSPASASDYRVPSDNRPPPPATTAAPAQPSGQKPAHQQGEPYDLPALLDLALRENPDTRFAWESARQAAANFGAARAPYYPLVSANSANGYTRTLFPLPGGIAAQYKVWQAQPLVQTTYTLLDFGRRSSSAEAARQALAVANFSFDRKMQDVVFAVQRAYYALCASKAAVVAARQNLELAGSDFDAVQQRVNLGLATEPALLLARERVSQSQYDVANAELLVHDAEAALAAAIGIPADQPIEVASLEALPVPTRLSGQIEDLIAATVRQRPDLAAKVAGLRASEARVALAKAAWYPTVDLTANYGQLIWRYTFFGPPTAWANQPQYSALVTLQWDVFTGFKRLNDVRASEAEDAAARAGVRSAEIGAIAEMWRAYYEFQSSLKKYSYGQALVAAAQEAYDANLETYRQGLSTIVELLTAQRDLAGARYTLIQSRADLLTSYAAVTYAAGAIETR, encoded by the coding sequence ATGCATATTTCCAGCCGTCTCAAACGCGCCCCGGGCTTCTGCATCGGTGTCGGCATCGTCGCGGCTCTGGCGGGATGCGCGCGGATGGCCGAGCAGCCCGAGGTCAATCCGGACCGCTGGGCCCCGCAGAGCGCGGAACGCCCGTGGACCCCATCGCCCGCCTCGGCGAGCGACTACCGCGTACCGAGCGACAACCGTCCGCCACCCCCGGCCACCACGGCCGCGCCGGCGCAACCTTCCGGACAAAAACCCGCGCATCAGCAGGGCGAGCCGTACGATCTGCCCGCTCTGCTCGACCTTGCCCTGCGTGAGAACCCGGATACGCGCTTCGCATGGGAGTCGGCGCGCCAGGCGGCAGCGAACTTCGGCGCTGCGCGCGCGCCATACTATCCGCTGGTGAGCGCCAATTCGGCCAACGGATACACACGAACGCTGTTCCCGCTGCCCGGGGGCATAGCCGCCCAATACAAGGTGTGGCAGGCGCAGCCGCTGGTGCAGACGACCTACACGCTGCTCGATTTCGGACGGCGCAGCTCCAGCGCCGAGGCTGCGCGCCAGGCGCTGGCCGTCGCCAACTTCAGTTTCGACCGCAAGATGCAGGACGTGGTCTTCGCGGTGCAGCGCGCCTACTACGCGCTATGCGCCTCGAAGGCCGCGGTCGTCGCGGCGCGCCAGAACCTCGAGCTCGCGGGCTCGGACTTCGACGCGGTTCAGCAGCGCGTCAATCTCGGGCTTGCGACCGAGCCCGCGCTTCTGCTGGCCAGGGAGCGCGTCTCGCAATCGCAATACGACGTCGCCAACGCCGAGCTCCTGGTGCACGACGCCGAGGCCGCCCTGGCCGCCGCGATCGGCATCCCGGCCGACCAGCCGATCGAGGTCGCGAGTCTTGAGGCGTTGCCGGTACCGACGAGGCTCAGCGGTCAGATCGAAGATCTGATCGCGGCCACGGTAAGGCAGCGCCCGGACCTCGCGGCAAAGGTCGCGGGGCTGCGCGCGAGCGAGGCGCGGGTCGCACTGGCCAAGGCGGCGTGGTATCCGACCGTCGATCTGACGGCGAATTACGGTCAGCTCATCTGGCGCTATACGTTTTTCGGCCCGCCGACCGCGTGGGCCAATCAGCCTCAATATTCGGCGCTCGTGACGCTGCAATGGGACGTATTCACGGGATTCAAACGGCTCAACGACGTGCGCGCGTCCGAGGCGGAGGACGCCGCCGCCCGCGCAGGCGTTCGCTCGGCGGAAATCGGCGCGATCGCCGAGATGTGGCGCGCGTACTACGAGTTCCAGTCGTCGCTGAAGAAATACTCGTACGGGCAGGCGCTGGTGGCAGCGGCGCAGGAGGCCTACGACGCCAACCTCGAGACCTACCGCCAGGGCCTCAGCACGATCGTCGAATTGCTGACCGCCCAGCGCGATCTCGCCGGGGCGCGCTATACGCTGATTCAAAGCCGCGCCGACCTGCTGACGTCGTATGCGGCGGTGACGTACGCGGCGGGAGCGATCGAAACGAGGTGA
- a CDS encoding alpha/beta hydrolase, which translates to MGSPELQLVLEQQRQFAQQFSKARTPQEMRAMMAAGFSAFPSANEVKCEPVNANGVKAEWITASNAAPDRVILYLHGGGYIMGSIETHRELAARLSKAAKARVLLIDYRLAPENPFPAAVDDSMTSYRWLLAQGCKPERIVVGGDSAGGGLAVSTLVALRDVGAPAPAAGVCLSPWVDFEAEGESMSSRAAQDLIVSRDMIVKLAKLYVGEKGNLREPLAAPLNASLEGLPPLFIQVGDAEVLLDDSTRLADRAEEAGVDVALQIWEEMPHVWHLAAPVLPEGQQAIEKIGEFVLKRVP; encoded by the coding sequence ATGGGCAGTCCAGAGCTTCAGCTGGTGTTAGAGCAACAGCGCCAATTCGCGCAGCAATTCTCGAAGGCCAGGACGCCGCAGGAGATGCGCGCGATGATGGCCGCGGGATTCTCCGCATTTCCGAGCGCCAATGAAGTGAAGTGCGAACCGGTGAACGCCAACGGCGTCAAAGCCGAGTGGATAACCGCGAGCAATGCGGCGCCCGATCGGGTCATCCTCTATCTCCACGGCGGCGGTTACATAATGGGCTCGATCGAAACCCATCGCGAGCTTGCGGCGCGTCTTTCCAAAGCAGCCAAGGCGCGGGTCCTGCTCATCGACTATCGCCTTGCGCCAGAAAACCCCTTCCCGGCCGCAGTGGATGATTCGATGACGTCATACCGATGGTTGCTCGCGCAGGGCTGCAAGCCCGAGCGAATCGTAGTTGGCGGCGATTCGGCAGGTGGCGGCCTCGCGGTGTCCACGCTTGTCGCGCTACGCGACGTCGGCGCGCCCGCGCCGGCCGCGGGCGTGTGCCTTTCGCCGTGGGTCGATTTCGAAGCGGAAGGCGAATCGATGAGCAGCCGGGCGGCGCAGGACCTGATCGTGTCGCGCGACATGATCGTAAAGCTAGCCAAGCTGTACGTCGGCGAAAAAGGAAACCTGCGCGAGCCGCTGGCCGCGCCGCTCAACGCCTCGCTCGAGGGTCTCCCGCCGCTGTTCATCCAGGTCGGCGATGCCGAGGTCTTGCTCGACGATTCGACCCGCCTGGCCGACCGCGCCGAGGAAGCGGGCGTGGACGTCGCTCTGCAAATCTGGGAAGAGATGCCGCACGTGTGGCATTTGGCCGCGCCGGTCCTGCCCGAGGGTCAGCAGGCGATCGAGAAGATCGGCGAGTTCGTGCTCAAGCGCGTGCCATAG
- a CDS encoding pentapeptide repeat-containing protein has translation MFGSLPPRALCRNAHWQWADLSQQWFAGADCTDAQLQSAKLIGTNFRGANLSGAQMQDAMMWFVDLDSARLQKANLRHADLARGSLRQASLEGADLRNAVLKAANLTQANLLGARMTNANLTGANLQNAILTGLVMDGVNFTRANLSGADLSRADLRNAVGLSPAQLKLANIDAETRLPAGMSVLLDAPAGR, from the coding sequence GTGTTCGGTTCGCTTCCACCGCGGGCGCTTTGCCGTAATGCGCATTGGCAATGGGCGGACCTGAGCCAACAATGGTTCGCCGGCGCCGACTGCACCGACGCCCAGCTACAGAGCGCGAAGCTTATAGGCACCAACTTCAGGGGCGCGAATCTGAGCGGCGCGCAAATGCAGGATGCGATGATGTGGTTTGTGGACCTCGATTCGGCGCGCCTGCAGAAGGCCAACCTGAGACATGCCGATCTGGCGCGAGGCTCTCTGCGTCAGGCCAGCCTCGAGGGCGCCGATCTGCGGAACGCGGTCCTTAAGGCTGCCAACCTGACGCAGGCCAATCTGCTCGGCGCAAGGATGACCAACGCCAATCTGACTGGCGCCAACCTTCAGAACGCCATCCTGACCGGCCTGGTAATGGACGGAGTGAACTTCACCCGCGCCAATCTCTCGGGCGCGGACTTAAGCCGCGCCGATCTGCGCAACGCCGTCGGTCTGAGTCCAGCGCAGCTCAAGCTCGCCAATATCGACGCGGAAACCCGGTTGCCGGCAGGGATGTCCGTCTTGCTCGATGCGCCGGCGGGCCGATGA